From a region of the Candidatus Gracilibacteria bacterium genome:
- a CDS encoding prepilin-type N-terminal cleavage/methylation domain-containing protein, with product MRPFFPAFTLVELIVVITIIGVLSTIGFVSYSNYLTGARDSNRYSQLTKLSDSLQVYATQKSLPLPDDYIEITASGATNVIAYQGYVGSDVLETIDYTNGGRDPKDNSYYTYYLTKDRKSLQMMALMEEAGSVALTPNLQINKTFAADYSDRYPKVYGRKLGVLTEVDTNTPVQELTSIKNGSGYLDILNTNENIISTIDNGNVLQGTGNIFLGLSQSNRTLALQDNSLVLHMNFSDLSNTGRMADGSKYNNDLLCYENNREVNCSIFASEGGNLTMNGNRYLASDKLVYDLYTDQFTYIAKVNLFSGTGGALIGQYTKDLQGSHSYENHAFRLYDTSFVYDNWPPSGGGFKIDFEVPNKSYMVVALRRSGINGDYYLNGLKVLSGSGSSVMETFASSYEDRIQNFVIGGQTYTNGVAGRLFDGMIDEIRIYNRALSDEEIKVINDNI from the coding sequence ATGAGACCATTCTTCCCAGCCTTCACCCTTGTAGAACTCATCGTTGTTATCACTATTATATGAGTACTCTCAACTATAGGATTTGTTTCCTATTCTAACTACCTTACTTGAGCTCGTGACTCCAATAGATATTCTCAACTCACAAAACTCTCAGATTCCCTCCAAGTCTATGCAACTCAAAAGTCTCTTCCACTTCCAGATGATTATATAGAAATTACAGCCAGTTGAGCTACAAATGTAATAGCGTACCAAGGATATGTCTGAAGTGATGTACTAGAAACTATTGATTATACAAACTGAGGAAGAGACCCAAAAGATAATTCTTATTACACCTATTACCTCACTAAAGATAGAAAGAGCCTTCAAATGATGGCACTCATGGAAGAAGCTGGAAGTGTTGCATTAACTCCTAATCTTCAGATTAACAAGACCTTTGCTGCAGACTATTCGGATAGATACCCAAAAGTATATTGACGTAAACTCTGAGTCCTTACTGAAGTAGATACCAATACTCCTGTGCAAGAACTTACAAGTATTAAGAACGGTTCGTGATACTTAGATATTTTAAATACCAATGAAAATATTATTTCTACCATTGATAATTGAAATGTATTACAATGAACATGAAACATTTTTCTGTGACTTTCCCAGAGTAATCGAACTTTAGCACTTCAAGATAATAGCTTGGTATTGCATATGAATTTTTCAGATTTAAGCAATACGTGACGAATGGCTGATTGAAGTAAATATAACAATGATTTACTTTGTTATGAAAATAATAGAGAAGTTAATTGTTCTATTTTTGCATCAGAATGATGAAATCTTACAATGAATGGAAATAGATATCTTGCAAGTGATAAACTTGTATATGACCTTTACACCGATCAATTTACCTATATTGCAAAAGTGAATTTATTTAGTGGAACATGATGAGCTTTGATTTGACAATACACTAAAGATTTACAATGATCACACTCTTATGAAAATCATGCATTTAGATTATATGATACCTCATTTGTTTATGATAACTGGCCACCAAGCTGATGAGGTTTTAAAATTGACTTTGAAGTCCCAAATAAAAGTTATATGGTAGTAGCCCTGAGAAGATCATGAATTAATTGAGACTATTATTTAAATTGATTAAAAGTATTAAGTGGTTCTTGATCATCTGTAATGGAGACATTTGCTTCTTCATATGAAGATAGAATCCAAAATTTTGTAATATGATGACAGACTTATACTAATTGAGTAGCTTGAAGATTATTTGATGGTATGATTGATGAAATTAGGATATATAATCGAGCTCTATCAGATGAAGAAATAAAAGTAATAAATGATAATATCTAG
- a CDS encoding prepilin-type N-terminal cleavage/methylation domain-containing protein, which yields MLLKTPAFTLVELIVVITIVGILSTIGFVSYSNYLKGARDSNRYSQLTKLSDSLQVYATQKSLPLPDNYVEITASGASNVIAYQGYIGSDVLETIDYTNGGKDPKDDTFYTYYITKDRKSLQLMALMEEAGSVAQNTFSNNTFAADYSSRYPKVYGRKLGVLTEVDTNTPVQELSSILAGSGYLDIVNTSNEYNATISNDKNDNITGTGASLISVNPEASCKRIKQTGGSKGNGIYAISPLGENLQVYCDMETDGGGWTLIARSVVGGTGNFGWLQKAGNINTTNLSYSLGPIVKSIAYEDMLITRYVDNFNIDIALKIDVDPNFVIAESSFSNTSKECSIILGNLGLSNGCDRFRNWGFINSTTVFHIDDATFNNYGLRANGYYISNTSFGNLLNKQGMMFIK from the coding sequence ATGTTACTAAAAACACCTGCTTTCACACTTGTAGAACTCATTGTCGTCATCACAATAGTTGGAATTCTTTCAACAATTGGATTTGTAAGTTACTCAAATTATTTAAAATGAGCACGAGATTCTAATAGATATTCTCAACTGACAAAACTCAGTGATTCACTTCAAGTCTATGCAACACAAAAATCCCTACCACTTCCGGATAATTATGTTGAGATTACAGCAAGTGGAGCGAGCAATGTAATTGCGTACCAAGGCTATATCTGAAGTGATGTTCTTGAAACTATTGACTATACGAACGGATGAAAAGACCCAAAGGACGATACATTTTATACTTACTATATTACGAAAGATCGAAAGAGTTTGCAGCTTATGGCTCTTATGGAAGAGGCAGGCAGTGTAGCTCAAAATACATTCAGCAATAATACTTTTGCTGCAGATTATTCCAGTAGATATCCAAAAGTGTATGGACGAAAACTCTGAGTACTAACAGAAGTAGATACCAACACTCCCGTTCAAGAACTGAGTTCTATACTCGCTGGTTCAGGATATTTAGATATTGTTAATACAAGTAATGAATATAATGCAACAATTAGTAATGATAAGAATGATAATATAACTTGAACGTGAGCGTCACTTATAAGTGTAAATCCAGAGGCTAGTTGTAAGCGAATAAAACAAACCTGAGGAAGTAAATGAAATTGAATCTATGCTATTTCACCTTTATGAGAAAATTTGCAAGTGTATTGTGATATGGAAACAGACTGAGGAGGCTGGACTCTCATAGCAAGAAGTGTAGTAGGTGGAACATGAAATTTTTGATGGCTTCAAAAAGCTTGAAATATCAATACTACGAATCTTTCATATTCTTTATGACCTATAGTGAAATCAATAGCTTATGAAGATATGTTGATTACGAGATATGTTGATAATTTTAATATTGATATAGCATTAAAAATAGACGTAGATCCTAATTTTGTAATTGCTGAGTCATCATTTTCTAACACGAGCAAGGAGTGTAGTATAATTTTATGAAATTTATGATTATCAAATTGATGTGATAGGTTTAGAAATTGGTGATTTATAAATTCTACAACAGTATTTCATATTGATGACGCTACATTTAATAACTATTGACTCAGAGCAAATGGGTATTACATTTCAAATACAAGTTTTTGAAATCTACTAAATAAGCAATGAATGATGTTTATAAAATAA
- a CDS encoding type II secretion system protein translates to MKKTFPAFTLVELIVVITIIGILSTVGFVSYSNYLTGARDSNRYSQLTKLSDSLQVYATSKSLPLPDDYIEITASGASNVIAYQGYVGTDVLETIDYTNGGKDPKDDSFYTYYLTKDRKSLQLMALMEEAGSVAQNTISNTTFAADYSSRFPKVYGRKLGVLTEVDTNTPVQELSSILSGSGYLDILLTNLNYNSYISNEETIIGSGSSLYLTNPKGSCKRIKQTGQSQGNGVYIIDRFGEEIEVYCDMEKGTYLNKKNIIYLESSIFNGSFENSLDGFGVYSNSQQYNSYNTDSVIEANSLYVKGGATKTNVGNNGGVIITRKNPLTVGKQYTIEFYAKSLSGNQSISKSFQNGSGDNNCLSGGGLLTSEWSKFSKTCILDIDKNLIIFWTTKDSGEFLLDGVQMYEGPPLEN, encoded by the coding sequence ATGAAAAAAACTTTCCCAGCCTTCACTCTTGTAGAACTTATAGTGGTTATTACGATTATAGGTATTTTATCGACGGTATGATTTGTAAGTTACTCAAATTATTTGACGTGAGCACGAGACTCCAACAGATATTCACAACTTACAAAACTCTCAGACTCACTTCAAGTCTATGCAACAAGTAAATCCCTTCCACTTCCAGATGACTATATAGAAATTACAGCCAGTGGAGCGAGCAATGTAATTGCGTACCAATGATATGTAGGAACAGATGTTTTAGAAACGATTGATTATACGAATTGAGGGAAAGATCCTAAAGATGACTCATTTTATACCTACTACCTTACCAAAGACAGAAAGAGTCTTCAACTCATGGCACTCATGGAAGAAGCTGGAAGCGTCGCACAAAATACAATCAGCAATACCACTTTTGCAGCAGATTATTCGAGTAGATTTCCAAAAGTATATGGACGAAAACTTTGAGTACTGACAGAAGTAGATACAAATACACCTGTTCAGGAACTCAGTAGCATACTGAGTGGTTCAGGATATTTAGATATATTATTAACAAACCTTAATTATAATTCTTATATATCTAATGAAGAGACCATCATATGATCTGGTTCATCACTCTATCTTACAAATCCAAAATGAAGTTGTAAAAGAATAAAGCAAACAGGTCAATCTCAGTGAAATTGAGTTTATATCATAGATAGATTTTGAGAAGAAATTGAGGTTTATTGTGATATGGAAAAATGAACTTATTTAAATAAGAAAAATATTATTTATCTAGAGAGTTCAATTTTTAATGGAAGCTTTGAAAATTCATTAGATTGATTCTGAGTATATTCAAATTCTCAACAATATAATTCATACAATACAGATTCAGTCATTGAAGCTAATTCTTTATATGTAAAATGATGAGCTACAAAAACTAATGTATGAAATAATGGAGGAGTCATCATTACAAGAAAAAATCCTCTAACTGTTTGAAAACAATATACTATAGAATTTTATGCGAAATCACTTTCATGAAATCAATCAATTAGCAAAAGTTTTCAAAATTGATCTTGAGATAATAATTGTCTTAGTGGATGATGATTATTAACTTCAGAATGGAGTAAGTTTTCAAAAACTTGTATATTAGATATTGATAAAAATTTGATAATTTTTTGGACCACAAAAGATAGTTGAGAGTTTCTTTTGGATTGAGTGCAAATGTATGAATGACCACCATTGGAAAATTAA